One window from the genome of Cyclobacterium amurskyense encodes:
- a CDS encoding LacI family DNA-binding transcriptional regulator, whose translation MPKIRVTLKTIASKLGISVPTVSRALKDYPDISKETKTAVLKLVDELHYIPNNLALNLRKNKSNIIGVIIPEVVHFFFSSVIKGIMQTAENHGYSVLLTQSQEQLKLEKKHAKLLFSSHVDGLLVCLSDETKSFDHFKIFEEFNIPLVLFDKVLDTDTISHVIINDREGAFQATEHLIHQGCSNILFLKGPKDPLNTIERFNGYKDALEKYNIPLDSSNIKSCPHITRPEAYHLVEKVIKEGQLFDAIFGVSDILSIGALGACQDNGIKVPEKVCIIGFSDSEMCEITRPQLSSVYQPGFEIGEKSTLKLIQEIQHIENDGEQKAEQIILKSSLKIRESSNRILKTFC comes from the coding sequence ATGCCTAAAATACGTGTAACTTTAAAGACAATAGCCTCCAAATTAGGCATTTCTGTACCTACTGTTTCCCGAGCATTAAAAGATTATCCTGATATCAGTAAGGAGACAAAAACGGCAGTACTAAAGCTTGTAGATGAACTTCATTATATCCCCAACAACCTGGCACTCAACCTGCGCAAAAACAAATCAAATATTATAGGAGTAATCATTCCTGAAGTTGTGCACTTTTTCTTCTCCAGTGTTATTAAGGGAATAATGCAAACTGCCGAAAACCATGGATATTCAGTACTACTCACTCAATCCCAAGAACAACTAAAACTCGAAAAAAAACACGCAAAATTGCTATTTTCATCCCATGTTGATGGGTTATTGGTTTGCCTTTCGGATGAAACCAAATCTTTTGATCATTTTAAAATCTTTGAAGAGTTCAATATACCATTAGTATTGTTTGACAAAGTACTCGACACAGATACGATAAGCCATGTCATTATTAACGATAGGGAAGGTGCTTTTCAAGCCACCGAACATCTGATTCATCAGGGCTGCTCAAACATCCTTTTTCTCAAAGGACCGAAGGATCCTCTTAATACAATAGAGCGCTTTAATGGTTATAAAGATGCCTTAGAAAAATACAACATTCCTCTAGACTCTTCTAATATTAAGAGCTGTCCTCACATAACAAGACCTGAAGCCTACCATCTAGTAGAAAAAGTGATTAAAGAAGGCCAGCTTTTTGACGCAATCTTTGGTGTCAGTGACATTTTATCTATCGGAGCACTGGGTGCCTGCCAAGATAATGGGATTAAAGTCCCTGAAAAAGTTTGCATTATTGGTTTTAGTGATTCTGAAATGTGTGAAATTACAAGACCTCAATTAAGTTCAGTCTACCAACCTGGATTTGAAATTGGTGAAAAATCAACACTAAAGTTAATACAAGAAATCCAACATATCGAAAACGATGGAGAACAAAAAGCAGAACAAATCATTCTAAAGTCCTCATTGAAGATAAGGGAGTCAAGCAACAGGATCTTGAAAACATTTTGTTAG
- a CDS encoding glycoside hydrolase family 43 protein gives MSFRKQSSWMLAMVLVLLFSCRSSDQKEMEEEEVYLFSYFTGNGEDGLHLAYSKDGYTFKAMNDGASLLTPKVGEDKLMRDPCIIKGGDGLFHMVWTVSWKEKGIGYAYSEDLINWSEQQFIPVMAHEPNARNTWAPEVFYDDEEELYLIYWSTTITGLYPETQSQEDNAYNHRQYYVTTKDFRTFSETKLFYEPGFNVIDGTIQKLEDKYYLFVKDETREPAKKNIRIAVSKSLTDGYGDAGEPITGEYWAEGPTITKVGDQWIVYFDKYTEHSMGAVMSSDLENWTDISEKISFPEGTRHGTVFKVDASFLDELLLKMK, from the coding sequence ATGTCTTTTAGAAAGCAGTCTTCATGGATGCTGGCAATGGTGCTGGTTTTGTTATTTTCCTGTCGTTCATCAGACCAGAAAGAAATGGAGGAAGAAGAAGTGTATCTTTTTTCCTATTTCACTGGAAATGGTGAAGATGGGTTGCATCTCGCCTATTCTAAAGATGGCTATACTTTCAAAGCCATGAATGATGGGGCTTCTTTATTGACACCTAAAGTAGGTGAAGATAAGCTAATGCGGGACCCTTGTATAATTAAAGGCGGAGATGGACTGTTTCATATGGTTTGGACGGTTAGTTGGAAAGAGAAAGGAATAGGTTATGCTTATTCCGAAGACTTGATCAACTGGTCAGAGCAACAGTTTATACCGGTAATGGCCCATGAACCGAATGCCCGCAATACCTGGGCGCCCGAGGTTTTTTATGATGATGAGGAAGAGTTGTATCTTATCTATTGGTCCACCACCATAACTGGTCTTTATCCTGAGACACAATCTCAAGAGGACAACGCCTACAATCACAGGCAATATTATGTGACGACAAAAGATTTTAGGACTTTTTCAGAAACCAAGTTGTTCTACGAGCCAGGCTTTAATGTGATTGATGGTACTATTCAGAAACTTGAGGATAAATATTATCTTTTCGTGAAGGATGAAACCCGAGAGCCAGCGAAGAAGAATATTCGCATAGCTGTAAGTAAATCGCTTACCGATGGCTATGGGGATGCAGGCGAGCCAATTACCGGGGAATACTGGGCTGAGGGTCCCACGATTACTAAAGTTGGTGATCAATGGATTGTCTATTTCGATAAATATACAGAACACAGTATGGGAGCAGTGATGTCCTCAGATCTGGAAAACTGGACGGATATTTCTGAGAAAATAAGTTTTCCTGAAGGTACCAGGCATGGCACAGTATTTAAGGTAGATGCGTCTTTTTTGGATGAATTGTTGCTGAAGATGAAGTAA
- a CDS encoding ThuA domain-containing protein encodes MNTKNQFKSNSLKVATLFIFTFILSASLTFAQGDKLLLQFKGENGAGQGKNVVLISGDDEYRSEEGLPMLAKILSKHHGFNTTVLFAINPENNQVVPNYKTNIPGMEHLEEADLVIILLRFRELPDEQMKYFDAYLKSGKPLIALRTSTHAFAYSKDNKSPYAKYHWQSKVPGWEKGFGKKILGETWVAHHGHHAVEGTRALLDGIQVSAKNPLLNGVADIWAASDVYTVTSLGEDAEVLIHGASTAGMNAEAPINWKKSLMPVVWTKSYQIEGGKKGKVFASTLGASIDLLSEDLRRLIVNASYWGLGMEEKIPEKAEVTIVGNYAPTMFGFDNFRHGMKVTDFE; translated from the coding sequence ATGAATACAAAAAACCAATTTAAAAGCAATAGCCTCAAAGTAGCTACCCTCTTTATTTTTACCTTTATTTTGTCAGCAAGTTTGACATTTGCTCAGGGGGACAAACTTCTGTTACAGTTTAAAGGAGAAAATGGTGCTGGACAAGGAAAAAACGTCGTTCTAATAAGTGGCGATGATGAATACAGGTCTGAGGAAGGACTGCCAATGTTGGCTAAAATACTTTCCAAACACCATGGTTTTAACACCACTGTTCTTTTTGCCATTAACCCTGAAAACAACCAAGTTGTCCCAAACTATAAGACCAACATCCCTGGAATGGAACACCTTGAAGAGGCTGATTTAGTCATTATACTTTTGCGTTTCAGGGAACTCCCTGACGAGCAAATGAAATATTTTGACGCTTACCTTAAATCCGGCAAACCTTTGATTGCTTTGCGGACATCCACTCATGCTTTCGCTTATAGTAAAGACAATAAGAGTCCTTATGCAAAGTACCATTGGCAAAGTAAAGTACCGGGCTGGGAAAAAGGTTTTGGTAAAAAAATATTGGGTGAAACCTGGGTGGCTCACCACGGACACCATGCGGTAGAAGGCACACGTGCCCTTTTAGATGGCATCCAAGTTTCCGCTAAAAACCCACTATTAAATGGAGTGGCAGATATCTGGGCTGCTTCAGATGTTTATACAGTTACTTCCTTAGGTGAAGATGCAGAGGTATTGATCCATGGAGCATCTACAGCCGGAATGAATGCAGAAGCACCCATCAACTGGAAAAAATCGCTAATGCCTGTGGTATGGACAAAAAGTTACCAAATAGAAGGTGGTAAAAAAGGAAAAGTGTTTGCCAGCACACTTGGAGCATCCATTGACTTGTTAAGTGAAGACTTACGTCGATTAATTGTAAATGCCAGCTATTGGGGATTGGGAATGGAAGAAAAAATTCCTGAAAAAGCGGAAGTTACAATTGTTGGCAATTATGCGCCCACGATGTTTGGTTTTGACAATTTCCGTCATGGAATGAAAGTTACTGATTTCGAATAA